A single region of the Vibrio cyclitrophicus genome encodes:
- a CDS encoding GtrA family protein: protein MSSVNSGLRMINYKLQTQSQRLQSHHKIVRFAVVGVGGFVVDCAVFVLLHYIVGLPLMTARIGSFIAAATATWFGNRVLTFGFKGQGSLSEKLIQWQKFMFSASISAVPNLLCFKFMTELLPAFTGAVFIAMAVGILVGMVTNYLFSQYWVFTR, encoded by the coding sequence ATGTCCAGCGTTAACTCGGGGCTGCGAATGATCAATTACAAGCTTCAGACACAGAGCCAAAGGCTTCAGTCCCATCACAAGATAGTTCGGTTTGCTGTGGTTGGTGTTGGTGGGTTTGTTGTTGATTGTGCGGTATTTGTGTTGCTGCATTACATTGTTGGTTTGCCTTTAATGACAGCGCGAATTGGCTCCTTTATTGCTGCTGCAACGGCAACCTGGTTTGGTAATCGTGTGCTGACCTTTGGGTTCAAAGGGCAGGGTAGTCTGTCTGAAAAGCTGATTCAGTGGCAAAAGTTCATGTTCTCAGCGTCGATATCAGCAGTACCTAATCTATTGTGCTTTAAGTTCATGACTGAATTACTACCAGCGTTTACTGGCGCTGTGTTTATCGCGATGGCCGTGGGTATTTTGGTCGGCATGGTGACTAACTACTTGTTTAGTCAGTATTGGGTCTTTACCCGTTAG